The Neomonachus schauinslandi chromosome 4, ASM220157v2, whole genome shotgun sequence genome includes a region encoding these proteins:
- the RAP1A gene encoding ras-related protein Rap-1A, producing MREYKLVVLGSGGVGKSALTVQFVQGIFVEKYDPTIEDSYRKQVEVDCQQCMLEILDTAGTEQFTAMRDLYMKNGQGFALVYSITAQSTFNDLQDLREQILRVKDTEDVPMILVGNKCDLEDERVVGKEQGQNLARQWCNCAFLESSAKSKINVNEIFYDLVRQINRKTPVEKKKPKKKSCLLL from the exons acaGTTCAGTTTGTTCAGggaatttttgttgaaaaatatgaCCCAACGATAGAAGATTCCTACAGAAAG CAAGTTGAAGTAGATTGCCAACAGTGTATGCTCGAAATCCTGGACACAGCGGGAACA gaGCAATTTACAGCGATGAGGGATTTGTATATGAAGAATGGCCAAGGGTTTGCACTAGTATATTCTATTACAGCTCAGTCCACGTTTAATGACTTACAGGACCTGAGGGAACAGATTTTACGGGTTAAGGACACAGAAGAT GTTCCAATGATTTTGGTTGGCAATAAATGTGACCTGGAAGATGAGCGAGTAGTTGGCAAAGAACAGGGTCAGAATTTAGCAAGACAGTGGTGTAACTGTGCCTTTTTAGAATCTTCTGCAAAGTCAAAGATCAACGTTAATGAG atattttatgaCCTGGTcagacagataaatagaaaaacacCAGTGGAAAAGAAGAAGCCTAAAAAGAAATCATGCCTTCTGCTTTAG